A region from the Ptychodera flava strain L36383 chromosome 10, AS_Pfla_20210202, whole genome shotgun sequence genome encodes:
- the LOC139142758 gene encoding uncharacterized protein, giving the protein MFMLNEIRTQEDLPHVQAHLQSLGPVTVILVQKKSLCVVLDCETSESVEELWMDYRCGKLKSLFTDDIGTGERLQRYRVSAVSLKVTLPRWQYRRAVVQLKYLKEGHEPKEESSDLCPICGKMVATAGNSAASSKSLREEDDITHFVAMEIEIQSQDLTREKLLWQGCSEAMALV; this is encoded by the exons ATGTTTATGTTAAATGAAATAAGAACCCAAGAAGATCTACCCCATGTACAGGCACATCTTCAAAGTCTTGGTCCCGTGACTGTCATACTTGTTCAAAAGAAAAGTCTGTGTGTGGTACTTGACTGTGAGACATCGGAATCTGTGGAAGAGCTTTGGATGGACTACAGATGTGGAAAGCTCAAGTCACTGTTTACAGATGACATTGGAACTGGTGAAAGATTACAAAGATATCGAGTGTCGGCTGTATCCTTGAAAGTGACGCTGCCACGGTGGCAATATCGACGAGCAGTGGTGCAGTTGAAATATTTGAAGGAAG GCCACGAACCAAAAGAAGAGTCTTCCGATCTTTGTCCAATATGTGGAAAGATGGTAGCTACGGCTGGAAATAGTGCGGCATCATCCAAGTCATTGCGAGAAGAAG atGACATCACCCACTTTGTCGCGATGGAAATAGAAATTCAATCTCAAGATCTGACCAGAGAAAAGCTGCTTTGGCAAGGATGCTCGGAGGCGATGGCTCTAGTGTAA
- the LOC139142944 gene encoding uncharacterized protein gives MGLDPETLQDKVDEMMEYAEAAFAIVSVGTNIYNYNENMYRDLNDKKHLPYIPWVGDEFANFEVPQTTVDKKIEVYSLHTVRNDQNLDSLEAAAIAMGKVAYFYKYDKFRPHWKIRGIPKECCGECKKFLNRKADSSILKINIYPPSLNKIKQDFQQCHLLAVFTTEGDPFGMVGLLGCAAGVPSLVSKSTGFASFIEAEFPDLHSVVCNIEPADTIERASERWEEHIMKTLKNYDIACKTEQTLMAKLHKAAKDGIIADYQTALLDLVSNFLTMTKPNQLKKYIDKFIIGGDNVIENDLLHLGDLAFNSHSANASKQDVPLVLTIFLSQRYTGTGETATDETPAYPEEEQEASEESTDQSQSNHGSSQNGDNESISHILNTCIADASSPFDIKNGLA, from the exons ATGGGTTTAGATCCAGAAACCTTGCAAGACAAGGTAGATGAGATGATGGAGTATGCTGAAGCAGCATTTGCTATCGTCTCTGTAGGAACAAACATATACAACTACAATGAGAACATGTACAGAGACTTGAACGATAAAAAGCACCTTCCATATATTCCATGGGTTGGAGATGAGTTCGCGAATTTTGAAGTGCCACAAACCACAGTGGACAAAAAGATAGAAGTGTATTCTCTGCATACAGTACGTAACGATCAAAACTTAGACAGCTTGGAAGCCGCTGCCATCGCCATGGGAAAGGTAGCCTACTTCTATAAGTATGATAAATTTCGACCGCATTGGAAGATCCGAGGGATTCCAAAGGAATGCTGCGGagaatgcaagaaatttctCAATCGGAAAGCCGATTCGAGCATTCTGAAGATCAACATTTATCCACCATCACTAAATAAGATAAAACAGGATTTCCAGCAGTGTCACCTGTTGGCAGTATTCACTACCGAAGGTGATCCATTTGGTATGGTTGGTTTGCTTGGCTGCGCAGCAGGTGTGCCATCCCTGGTGTCTAAATCAACAGGCTTCGCCTCCTTTATCGAAGCAGAGTTTCCAGACTTGCATTCAGTTGTTTGCAACATTGAGCCGGCAGATACCATAGAGAGAGCAAGTGAAAGGTGGGAAgaacatatcatgaaaactctGAAGAACTATGATATTGcgtgtaaaactgaacaaactcTGATGGCAAAACTGCATAAAGCTGCAAAGGACGGCATTATTGCTGATTATCAAACAGCTTTACTAGATTTAGTGTCAAACTTCTTGACGATGACCAAACCAAATCAGCTGAAGAAG TACATTGACAAATTTATAATTGGCGGGGATaatgtcattgaaaatgacttGTTACATTTGGGTGATCTTGCATTTAACTCGCATAGCGCGAATGCTTCAAAGCAGGATGTTCCCTTAGTTCTGACCATTTTCCTGAGTCAGC GATACACGGGTACGGGGGAGACTGCAACTGATGAAACTCCTGCATACCctgaagaagaacaagaagctTCAGAAGAAAGCACTGATCAAAGTCAATCAAACCACGGAAGTAGTCAAAATGGTGACAATGAATCGATTTCTCACATACTAAACACTTGTATAG CTGAT GCGTCATCACCGTTCGATATTAAGAATGGACTTGCTTGA
- the LOC139142945 gene encoding uncharacterized protein, giving the protein MMDYAEAAFALVSVGTNVYQHNEKEYGHLNKEKHLPYIPWVGEDFESFEVLRTTAGKKKEVYSVHTVHEIKSIQALEAAAIAMGKVAYFYKYDDFRPLWKIRGIPTKCCGECKKFLNGKADSSILKINIFPTSADRIKQDFQQCHLLVVFTAEGDPFGMVGLLGCAAGVPSLVSKSTGFASFIEEQFPDFNSVVCNIEPADTTERASEKWEEHIMKKLKKYDVARNTEDKLMAKLHEAAKDGIIAEYQTNLLNLVSKLLEDDKIENSKQGHKGTVHTGSSVIPVPPEGEQGEAEESIGLGESTDGNDQNGNGESTTRHTHSTYVGIVEILITLSSCTLAVHHDGTLDEDELRERAKAMLNEITAPEDLPNVQAHLHSLGPITIRLVKKKSLCVVLHCETSESVEKLWVDYRRGKLKSLFTDDIGTAERLQRYRVSAVSLKVSLPRWQYRQAVVRLKYLREGYEPKDASSDLCQICGKMIEAEDDITPYLAVELERSVSESDIRKAELTRILGGDGTYDTPVRTTDKEVSSIMLFKVQTPQQVSALAKERPEILGVLGINRYLNLDTSQLSRVRSEEADGKNCQYDAMELKTMIEESGVTTASEALAQQRDSGFTERLFRILESPATHTYLHTVTLMYDEHKIRQQLKSIERNYNSLQDQYQTMKVNHEEIVKKEEETAVKLGNTITKLKGEKRTLLKTVDEIINPESERRPSVDTNIEEFSFKFDDTQHSYEEILHKLPCHFTWKLEVDFDFRYEFITAFADNLLKHHGDFAPVPNKALKGYLYVSKLRPEHERDSRAALKWFDEALSDNKKELGRCDDNDGPLGDKLVLLADIAWVHFLFGEKEKVRERLKEIANLFVGKLTEKQKSYVYGHKGVAFLYLWKGANDEGIDCLQQALLVFPRKVDCFTMSGVKRALVIGKEWTPRKCPLAVSFVQKEFAIKLARRRHPVYFTALSATDEEKEDAERNGVHLILPNPKLKKKIDEDDMLLLHKETFPHLKNYKPISVIFGHACENGTAEAALAIKMTYLQTLFSFILL; this is encoded by the exons ATGATGGATTATGCTGAAGCAGCTTTTGCTCTCGTCTCTGTAGGGACAAACGTATACCAGCACAATGAGAAAGAGTACGGACActtaaacaaagaaaaacaccTACCGTATATTCCATGGGTGGGAGAAGATTTCGAGAGTTTTGAAGTACTACGAACCACTGcaggaaaaaagaaagaagtgtATTCTGTGCATACAGTGCATGAAATCAAAAGCATTCAGGCTTTGGAAGCCGCGGCAATCGCAATGGGAAAGGTAGCCTACTTCTACAAGTACGATGATTTTCGACCACTTTGGAAGATCCGAGGAATTCCAACGAAATGCTGCGGAGAATGCAAAAAATTTCTTAATGGTAAAGCCGATTCGAGCATTCTGAAGATCAATATATTTCCAACTTCAGCAGATAGGATAAAACAGGATTTCCAGCAGTGTCATCTTTTAGTGGTATTCACCGCCGAAGGCGATCCATTTGGTATGGTTGGTTTGCTAGGCTGCGCAGCAGGTGTGCCATCCCTGGTGTCGAAATCAACAGGCTTTGCCTCCTTTATCGAAGAACAGTTTCCAGACTTCAACTCAGTTGTTTGCAACATTGAGCCAGCAGATACGACAGAAAGAGCGAGTGAAAAGTGGGAAGAACACATCATGAAAAAGCTGAAGAAGTATGATGTGGCGCGTAATACTGAAGACAAACTGATGGCAAAACTGCACGAAGCTGCAAAGGACGGCATTATTGCTGAGTATCAGACAAATTTACTCAACTTGGTGTCAAAACTTCTTGAAGATGACAAAATCGAAAACTCGAAGCAAG GACATAAGGGTACAGTACATACCGGAAGTTCTGTAATCCCAGTACCACCCGAAGGAGAACAAGGAGAAGCTGAAGAGAGTATTGGTCTAGGAGAATCGACTGACGGCAATGATCAAAATGGCAACGGTGAATCGACCACTCGTCACACACATTCAACATATGTAG GAATAGTGGAAATTCTCATCACTTTGTCAAGCTGCACCTTGGCTGTTCACCATGACGGAACGCTGGATGAAGATGAACTAAGAGAGAGAGCAAAGGCTATGTTAAATGAAATTACAGCACCAGAAGACCTACCCAATGTACAGGCACATCTACACAGTCTTGGTCCAATCACCATCAGACTTGTTAAAAAGAAAAGTCTGTGTGTTGTACTGCACTGTGAAACATCAGAGTCTGTTGAAAAGTTATGGGTTGACTACAGACGTGGGAAACTCAAGTCGCTGTTCACAGATGATATTGGAACTGCTGAAAGACTACAAAGATATCGAGTATCGGCTGTGTCTTTAAAGGTGTCATTGCCAAGATGGCAATATCGACAGGCAGTGGTGCGGTTGAAATATCTTAGGGAAG GTTACGAACCAAAAGATGCATCTTCCGATCTGTGTCAAATATGTGGAAAGATGATAGAAGCAGAAG ATGACATTACTCCTTATTTAGCTGTCGAATTAGAAAGGTCTGTCTCTGAATCTGACATAAGAAAAGCAGAGTTGACCAGAATACTCGGAGGCGATGGCACTTATGATACACCTGTCCGAACTACAGACAAAGAAGTATCGTCTATAATGCTATTCAAAGTACAAACTCCTCAACAAGTCTCAGCTTTAGCGAAAGAGCGACCAGAGATACTTGGTGTACTTGGAATCAATCGATATTTGAATCTAGATACAAGTCAGCTGTCACGTGTAAGATCAGAAGAGGCAGATGGAAAGAACTGTCAGTACGATGCAATGG AATTGAAGACAATGATAGAAGAGAGCGGAGTTACCACTGCTTCCGAGGCGTTAGCTCAGCAACGAGATTCAGGTTTCACAGAGCGCTTGTTCAGGATTTTGGAATCACCCGCAACACATACCTATCTACATACAGTCACTCTGATGTATGATGAACACAAGATCCGACAGCAGTTGAAATCGATCGAACGGAATTATAATTCCTTACAAGATCAATATCAAACCATGAAAGTAAATCATGAAGAAATTgtgaagaaagaagaagaaacggCAGTAAAACTTGGCAATACAATCACCAAACTCAAAGGGGAAAAACGGACATTACTTAAGACCGTTGATGAAATAATTAATCCAGAGAGCGAAAGGAGGCCGTCTGTTGATACGAATATTGAAG AATTTTCGTTTAAATTCGACGATACACAACATTCCTACGAAGAAATACTGCATAAGTTACCCTGTCATTTTACGTGGAAACTGGAGGTGGATTTTGATTTTAGATATGAG TTTATAACGGCTTTTGCTGATAATTTACTGAAACACCATGGTGATTTCGCTCCTGTGCCCAACAAAGCCCTCAAAGGTTATCTGTACGTGTCAAAACTGAGACCGGAACACGAGAGAGACTCGAGAGCTGCCTTAAAATGGTTTGATGAAGCCCTGTCTGACAATAAAAAAGAACTTGGCAGATGTGATGATAACGATGGACCACTGGGTGATAAGTTGGTTCTTCTTGCAGATATAGCATGGGTTCATTTCTTGTTTGGTGAAAAGGAAAAGGTCAGGGAAAGATTAAAGGAAATCGCAAATTTATTTGTCGGCAAACTGACAGAGAAACAAAAATCATATGTTTATGGTCACAAGGGAGTTGCTTTTCTCTACTTGTGGAAAGGAGCAAATGATGAGGGCATTGATTGCTTACAACAAGCTTTGTTGGTGTTCCCAAGGAAAGTCGATTG TTTCACAATGTCTGGCGTGAAGAGAGCATTGGTCATTGGCAAAGAGTGGACGCCGAGAAAGTGTCCTTTGGCGGTCAGTTTTGTGCAGAAAGAGTTTGCCATCAAACTTGCCAGACGACGTCACCCTGTTTACTTCACAGCTTTAAGCGCTACTGATGAAGAAAAAGAAGATGCTGAAAGAAATGGTGTTCATTTAATACTTCCAAATCCTAAATTGAAGAAGAAAATAGATGAAGATGATATGCTTCTTCTCCATAAGGAAACCTTTCCTCATCTCAAGAACTACAAGCCAATATCGGTGATATTTGGTCATGCATGCGAAAATGGAACCGCTGAAGCTGCTTTGGCCATAAAGATGACTTATTTACAGACGCtcttttcattcattttgttaTGA